From Candidatus Omnitrophota bacterium, a single genomic window includes:
- a CDS encoding sensitive to high expression protein 9 homolog encodes MRKIKNKAQGFIEYAVLVIIIAAALVAMKIYMGRSVQDKYRQAGDVFGEGNQYALGITQSQNTSKSGAIVPEPPEEKDDCPIILARIAVMRKELDGEAKPDGEVTTGLLAQRASLEATVDDLKSQILALQATGGDYASAIEKLNKAINTIEKQIELISEKITAKEAKIAEYNAKYPDCFKL; translated from the coding sequence ATGCGGAAAATAAAAAATAAGGCACAAGGTTTTATTGAGTATGCGGTTCTGGTTATTATAATCGCCGCGGCATTAGTGGCGATGAAGATTTATATGGGCAGGTCAGTGCAGGATAAATATCGCCAGGCAGGAGATGTTTTTGGAGAGGGAAATCAGTATGCTTTGGGAATAACCCAATCTCAAAATACCTCTAAAAGCGGCGCTATTGTTCCTGAGCCGCCAGAAGAAAAAGATGATTGCCCGATTATATTGGCCAGGATAGCTGTTATGCGCAAAGAGCTTGATGGTGAGGCCAAGCCGGATGGTGAAGTAACTACCGGGCTTTTGGCGCAAAGAGCCTCTTTAGAGGCAACGGTTGATGATTTAAAAAGCCAGATATTGGCATTGCAGGCTACTGGTGGCGATTATGCCTCTGCTATTGAGAAGCTAAACAAGGCAATTAACACGATAGAGAAGCAAATTGAACTAATCAGCGAGAAGATAACTGCTAAAGAAGCCAAGATAGCTGAATATAATGCCAAATATCCAGATTGTTTCAAACTATGA
- a CDS encoding type II secretion system F family protein encodes MEILIILFIVGCASFILLASRYDEKVSASRMKLSEEATGGKFNFNSFLNDIFPFTHKMLEKIKIYDKIKLKLDASRVKFSVQAFFNLKILLIVVLCIAAYFGFNKFDPPTFIVCLALGYIIPDIFLKQIIARRKNAIARILPETVDLLGLCIEAGLDFTTSIKWILEKTTMNPMLEELGFVLEEIKWGKSRSQALKDMSRRLNISEVSSFVQTLVLAERMGTPVAEAFTILSEDSRMQRFNRGERIAMQAPLKILIPLIFCILPVIGIVIGGPILLDFVTKKVL; translated from the coding sequence ATGGAAATATTAATAATTCTTTTTATCGTGGGATGCGCCAGTTTCATCCTTCTTGCCTCGCGGTATGATGAGAAAGTTTCCGCCTCGCGCATGAAATTATCCGAAGAGGCAACTGGAGGGAAATTTAATTTTAATTCTTTTCTTAATGATATCTTTCCTTTTACGCATAAAATGCTGGAGAAGATCAAGATTTATGACAAGATCAAGCTTAAGCTTGACGCCTCGCGGGTAAAATTCAGCGTTCAGGCCTTTTTTAATCTGAAAATATTGTTGATAGTTGTCTTGTGCATAGCGGCTTATTTCGGTTTTAATAAATTCGACCCCCCGACATTTATTGTTTGTCTGGCATTAGGGTATATTATCCCGGATATTTTCTTAAAGCAGATAATCGCGCGGCGCAAAAATGCTATCGCGCGCATTTTGCCGGAAACAGTAGATCTGTTAGGGCTTTGTATTGAGGCAGGCCTGGATTTTACCACTTCCATAAAATGGATACTTGAAAAAACCACCATGAACCCCATGCTTGAAGAATTGGGTTTTGTGCTGGAGGAAATCAAGTGGGGCAAATCGCGTTCGCAGGCATTAAAAGACATGTCCAGAAGGCTTAATATTTCTGAAGTTAGTTCCTTTGTCCAGACCCTTGTTTTGGCCGAGAGAATGGGCACCCCGGTTGCCGAGGCTTTTACCATACTTTCTGAAGATTCGCGCATGCAGAGGTTTAACCGCGGAGAGAGAATCGCCATGCAGGCGCCGTTAAAGATATTGATACCTTTAATATTCTGCATACTTCCGGTTATCGGCATTGTCATCGGCGGGCCGATACTCTTGGATTTTGTGACTAAAAAGGTGCTCTAA
- a CDS encoding type II secretion system F family protein, translating to MFSGMALISVLFLTAAAIVILTMAFAPSLEDKLKIWKEKKEEVVAQELDKLFYYDKSPKSIVRFYFILPPIFAGIFFLLSGSPLIAIAGLFLGLVIPNLILKIRNGRRRKKFNVQILDAIMILSSSLKGGLSLLQSLEVLIEEMPAPMSQEIGLVVRENKMGITLEESLRRLDKRMMMEDLSMVVNSILVARETGGDLTKVFSRLVTTIRDNRKLKENIKTLTLQGRLQGIIMSVLPILFVMWVLKFNPHHFDAMMQNEQGRFMLIIAGGLQIVGMILIHKFSQIKV from the coding sequence ATGTTTAGCGGCATGGCTTTGATAAGTGTTTTGTTTTTGACAGCGGCGGCCATTGTGATCCTTACTATGGCGTTTGCCCCTTCCCTTGAAGATAAACTAAAAATCTGGAAAGAAAAAAAAGAAGAAGTCGTAGCGCAGGAGCTGGATAAGCTTTTTTATTATGATAAAAGCCCCAAATCCATCGTGCGTTTTTACTTTATCCTGCCTCCGATATTTGCCGGAATATTCTTTTTACTTTCAGGCTCGCCGCTTATTGCTATCGCAGGGTTGTTTTTGGGCCTTGTCATACCAAATCTTATATTAAAAATCCGTAATGGCAGGCGGCGCAAAAAATTCAATGTCCAGATATTAGACGCGATTATGATACTTTCAAGTTCCTTAAAAGGCGGCTTGAGCCTTTTGCAGTCGCTTGAGGTTTTGATTGAAGAAATGCCTGCTCCGATGAGCCAGGAAATCGGCTTAGTGGTAAGGGAAAATAAGATGGGTATCACCCTTGAGGAGAGTTTGCGCAGGCTGGATAAAAGAATGATGATGGAAGATTTAAGCATGGTAGTTAATTCTATTTTGGTGGCGCGTGAAACAGGAGGAGATTTAACCAAGGTCTTCAGCCGCCTGGTGACTACCATTAGAGATAACCGTAAACTAAAAGAGAATATTAAGACCTTGACCCTTCAGGGAAGGCTGCAGGGCATAATCATGTCGGTTCTTCCGATACTTTTTGTGATGTGGGTATTGAAATTTAATCCGCATCATTTTGACGCGATGATGCAAAACGAGCAGGGCAGGTTTATGTTGATTATCGCGGGCGGTTTACAAATAGTGGGGATGATTTTGATCCATAAATTCAGCCAAATAAAAGTATAG
- a CDS encoding DUF192 domain-containing protein encodes MRITNLTSGVCLAQNAAVADSLFSRMKGLLGKESLSYGQALILQPCNSVHTFFMKFSLDLIFVNKENRIIKIIANLKPWRLSGVYLQAAYVIEFPAGSLVSSESKEGDTILIS; translated from the coding sequence ATGCGAATAACCAATTTAACTTCTGGTGTCTGCCTTGCCCAGAATGCGGCAGTGGCAGATTCTTTATTTAGCCGTATGAAAGGCCTTTTAGGGAAAGAATCTCTGTCTTACGGCCAAGCGCTTATTTTACAGCCTTGTAATTCTGTGCACACCTTCTTTATGAAATTTTCTTTGGATTTGATATTCGTGAATAAAGAGAACCGGATAATAAAGATCATTGCCAACCTAAAGCCCTGGCGTTTAAGCGGGGTGTATTTGCAAGCAGCCTATGTTATTGAATTTCCCGCAGGCAGTCTTGTTTCTTCTGAATCCAAAGAAGGCGATACCATTCTTATTAGCTAA
- the tadA gene encoding Flp pilus assembly complex ATPase component TadA — MAKIIVNFSIKGGVGKTILASNLAVSLANDQAKKVCLIDLDMQAVGDMARMLDMHPTKTMADWIGQLKRTPGAANKEDYIFHNSLLNLDFIPAVTRPQSAPHVDPLQIKNILASLDKSYDYIVVDAGKQFSDVFIATLNQSNLILLVVTPDILSIYQTKWALDTLQFLHFPLAMTRIVLNRAESLASISWQEVRVNLPAEIIAKIPSEGKICGQAINRGVPLVIDSPKTKIAMAIKALAQDLAVNEKLYLPARRIDELKIKEILVSKGGDFWLQQGLTEPLQEPEVYSSDDEILILKRRIHARLIEELNLKRMDSRTFADSKKTQELKIKAEMMVTNFLAEEAGSLISSSEIRKKLVKEMLDEALGLGPLEDLLADPSITDIMVNNKDEIYVERFGKIEMTSKKFISNDQLKTIIERIIAPIGRRIDESVPMVDARLPDGSRVNAIIPPLSLTGPTLTIRKFRKERFKIEELIGMGSLSQGMADFIKASVLCRKNIIVSGGTGSGKTTVLNILSAFIPDQERIVTIEDAAELKLSQEHWVRLESRAANIEGRGAVTIRDLFRNTLRMRPDRIIVGECRGVETLDMLQAMNTGHDGSMTTVHANSTRDVLSRFDSMILMSGIELPIRAIREMIASAVNIIVHTARLSDGSRKVLQVTEITGMKDDMHIAMKDIFTFKQTGIDAQGKVLGDFKPTGELPTFMEEIKIKGIPLPENTFSK; from the coding sequence TGGCGCGGATGCTGGATATGCATCCTACCAAGACCATGGCTGACTGGATAGGCCAATTAAAAAGGACCCCTGGCGCGGCAAATAAAGAAGATTATATTTTTCATAATTCTTTGTTGAATCTTGATTTTATCCCCGCGGTCACCCGTCCGCAGTCAGCTCCGCATGTTGATCCCCTGCAGATCAAGAATATATTGGCAAGCCTGGATAAGTCTTACGATTATATTGTTGTTGACGCCGGAAAGCAATTCAGCGATGTTTTTATAGCTACCCTTAATCAATCCAACCTTATTTTGCTTGTAGTGACCCCGGATATCCTTTCCATATACCAAACCAAATGGGCTCTTGACACATTGCAATTTTTACATTTTCCTCTAGCCATGACAAGAATAGTTTTAAACCGCGCGGAATCTCTGGCAAGCATCAGCTGGCAGGAGGTGCGGGTAAACCTGCCGGCAGAGATCATCGCTAAAATCCCGTCTGAAGGTAAAATCTGCGGGCAGGCGATAAACCGCGGGGTGCCGCTTGTGATAGACAGTCCCAAGACCAAGATTGCCATGGCCATTAAAGCCTTAGCCCAGGATTTAGCTGTAAATGAGAAATTATATTTGCCAGCGCGCAGAATAGATGAATTAAAGATTAAAGAGATCCTTGTTTCTAAGGGAGGGGATTTCTGGCTGCAGCAAGGCTTGACCGAGCCACTGCAGGAGCCGGAAGTTTATAGCAGCGATGATGAGATCCTTATCTTAAAGCGCAGGATCCACGCCCGGCTTATTGAAGAGCTTAACTTAAAGCGCATGGATTCCCGCACCTTTGCCGACAGTAAGAAAACGCAAGAGTTAAAAATAAAGGCCGAAATGATGGTGACAAATTTTCTTGCCGAAGAGGCGGGCAGCCTTATTTCATCGTCGGAAATACGCAAGAAATTAGTCAAGGAGATGCTTGACGAGGCGTTGGGATTAGGCCCCTTGGAAGACCTTTTGGCCGACCCCAGCATTACGGATATTATGGTAAACAATAAAGATGAAATCTATGTTGAGCGTTTCGGAAAAATAGAGATGACCAGCAAGAAATTTATTTCCAATGACCAGCTTAAAACAATTATTGAGAGAATCATCGCTCCCATCGGAAGAAGAATTGATGAGTCAGTCCCTATGGTGGACGCGCGGCTTCCGGATGGCTCGCGTGTCAACGCGATTATTCCTCCTCTTTCCTTGACCGGGCCTACGCTTACCATAAGAAAATTCCGCAAAGAAAGGTTTAAGATTGAAGAGCTAATCGGCATGGGTTCGCTCAGCCAGGGGATGGCAGATTTTATTAAGGCAAGCGTTTTATGCCGCAAGAATATCATTGTTTCCGGAGGTACCGGAAGCGGCAAGACCACGGTGCTTAATATTTTATCAGCTTTCATCCCCGATCAAGAGCGCATTGTTACTATTGAGGATGCCGCAGAGCTTAAATTAAGCCAGGAGCACTGGGTTCGTCTTGAATCTCGTGCGGCAAACATTGAGGGAAGGGGCGCTGTAACTATACGCGATTTATTCCGCAATACTTTAAGAATGCGCCCGGACCGCATTATCGTCGGGGAATGCCGCGGGGTAGAAACTTTGGACATGCTTCAGGCAATGAACACCGGGCACGACGGCTCCATGACCACAGTGCATGCCAATTCTACCCGGGATGTTTTGTCGCGTTTTGATTCCATGATCTTAATGTCCGGGATTGAACTGCCTATAAGGGCCATTCGCGAGATGATCGCCTCGGCAGTAAACATCATTGTGCATACTGCCCGGCTTTCCGACGGCAGCCGCAAGGTCCTGCAGGTAACTGAAATAACCGGCATGAAAGACGATATGCATATTGCCATGAAAGACATATTTACCTTCAAGCAAACCGGCATAGATGCTCAAGGCAAGGTTTTAGGAGATTTTAAGCCTACCGGAGAGCTGCCTACTTTTATGGAAGAAATTAAGATTAAAGGTATTCCTCTTCCAGAGAACACTTTTTCTAAATAA